GGCCATTAGCAGATGTCCTGTATTTGGCCTTTTACTTTCACACCTCTCTGTTTTGCCCCCCCCAGGACACTGGTCACTTCCCTCCCCCGGAGCCAGGTCTACTTTACATCAGAAAGGTCTGTTGGGGGCGGTCATCATGATAGACCCCCCCACCTTGTCCTGTACTGATGTCATTGTGCTCCAGGTCTATGATCTGTCCAGCCTGGTGACCCTTAAGCTCCATGGACCCCGCTGCTGCCACCGCTGCCCCCCCAGCCTGCTCTGAGCCCTGGGGACCCCCGTCCATAATCCAGGATGGAGGGCAGTGGAGCTCCGCTGATACCCCACAACCATCCCAATCCCAATCTCAGGACACCAAGGGCAAGAAGGAGCCCAAGAAGTCCAAGAGGAATTACCAGCGCTACGCCAAGCCACCCTACACCTACCTGGCCATGATCGCCCTTGTTATCCAGAACTCTCCTGACAAGATGCTCAAGCTCTCCCAGGTAAGGATTGGCCCCTCAATGAGCTGCGGTGAGACCCCCGGCTGGAGGGGTTCAGGCAGTGGAGTATTTAGTATCCTCACAGGACATGCTGGGACTTATAGTTAGTTGCAGTCACCCATCCCATCATTTTCTGGTGAGGTATCTGGTGTTTAGGTGTGGGAGTGTGGGGTCACAGGTCACATAGGGTCTGGGGTCTCCATACACACCTGTCCTCATAGAGCGTCCGTGTCCAGCAGTTTGTGGTCTATTCTGGACTGTTCTGTGGGGGAGACTGATGACGTCATCTCTGTTCATAAGTGTGAATGGATCCCTATGGTCCACCTCAATACTGGTCAGACTGGGGGCCCCCATATATAACCCGACGTCCCCCATACACTATACTGGTCAGACTGGGGGCCCCCTATAGAGACCTCCTTACTAACCCCCCATATACTATACTGGTTAGACTGGGGGCCCCCCATATATAACCCGACCTCCCTCCATACACTATACTGGTCAGACTGGGGGCCCCCCATATATAACCCGActtccccccatacactatactgGTCAGACTGGGGGCCCCCATATATAACCCGAcctccccccatacactatactgGTCAGACTGGGGGCCCCCCATATATAACCCGActtccccccatacactatactgGTCAGACTGGGGGCCCCCATATATAACCTGCCCTCCCTCCATACACTATACTGGTCAGACTGGGGGCCCCCCATATATAACCCGActtccccccatacactatactgGTCAGACTGGGGGACCCCTATAGAGATCTCCCCACTAATCCTCCCCCCATCCCCATACACTATACTGGTCAGACTGGGGGCCCCCATATATAACCCGACCTCCCCCATACACTATACTGGTCAGACTGGGGCCCCCAATAGAGACCTCCTTACtaaccccccatacactatactgGTCAGACTGGGGGCCCCCAATAGAGACCTCCTTACtaaccccccatacactatactgGTCAGACTGGGGGCCCCCAATAGAGACCTCCTTACtaaccccccatacactatactgGTCAGATTGGGGGCCCCCATATATAACCTGACCTCTCCCCATACACTATACTGGTCAGACTGGGGGCCCCCATATATAACCTGAcctccccccatacactatactgGTCAGACTGGGGGCCCCCTATAGAGATCTCCTTACTACCCCCCATCCCCATACACTATACTGGTCAGACTGGGGGCCCCCATATATAACCCGACCTCCCCCCAAACACTATACTGGTCAGACTGGGGGCCCCCTATAGAGACATCCTTACTAAccccccatataatatactggTCAGACTAGGGCCCCCCCATACAGAGATCTCCTTACtaaccccccatacactatactgGTCAGACTGGGGGCCCCCCCATATATAACCCGAcctccccccatacactatactgGTCAGACTGGGGGCCCCCATATATAACCCGAcctccccccatacactatactgGTCAGACTGGGGGCCCCCATATATAACCCGAcctccccccatacactatacttGTCAGACTGGGGGGCCCCTATGGAGACCTCCTTACTAACCCCCCATCCCCATACACTATACTGGTCAGACTGGGGGCCCCCATACAGAGATCTCCTTACTAGCTGTTTTTGAAGTCTCTAATACATCAGCTCTTAAGTTTGagcggtgacccccccccccattgttccCCCTTACCAATTGTCCTGGACATGATCCCCCTCCATTGTTATCCGGTTTATCTTCTTGTACAATAATCCCACTTGTTGTCTGAAGTTACAAGAAAAAATCCTCTTATacctgaggaggaggggggggggcagaagggGCAAGTAATGTATATAGCATGGGATGGGCActagtgtgcatatattatgggGTGTGGGCACTAGTGTATATGGTGGGGGGGTACTGACATGCAGAATGGGGGGGGAGTATTCACTTCCAGTTTAGCacagatttatatagttttttttttttttggaggggggggggggctctcatCCAAATTAGTGCAGACTGGGGGAGGGGTCTTTCACAGGCAGCTGAGACCCTGATAACTTTGGGATTCTCATCTCTTACTGTAAACGAAACCTGAAGGCAAAAGGTCAGGAAATAAAGCCTTGCTGGTAGGGGGGTCTCAGCGGGGGTCCTGTAGATGTGACAGTGACAGCTCTGAGATAAGGCCGGACCCCCTGCTGGAGCCGCAGTCACAGCCTGATCCCAATCTTATCTAATCCTGAAGACAAGTGAGGGAATGTGAGAAGAGAAGACCCCCAATAATACAACCCAACCTCCCCCCAACAATACAACCCGACCTCCCCCCAACAATACAACCCGACCTCCCCCCAACAATACAACCCGACCTCCCCCCAACAATACAACCCGACCTCCCCCCAACAATACAACCCGACCTCCCCCCAACAATACAACCCGACCTCCCCCCAACAATACAACCCGACCTCCCCCCAACAATACAACCCGACCTCCCCCCAACAATACAACCCGACCTCTCCCCAACAATACAACCCGACCTCCCCCCAACAATACAACCCGACCTCCCCCCAACAATACAACCCGACCTCCCCCCAACAATACAACCCGACCTCCCCCCAACAATACAACCCGACCTGCCCCCAACAATACAACCCGACCTGCCCCCAACAATACAACCCGACCTGCCCCCAACAATACAACCCGACCTCCCCCCAACAATACAACCCGACCTCCCCCCAACAATACAACCCGACCTCCCCCCAACAATACAACCCGACCTCCCCCCAACAATACAACCCGACCCTCCCAATAGAGACCCCCCTTGGTTTGTTCACGCAGTGCTCCAGATTTCCTGTGTCAGGCCGTAGTGTGGAGGCGCCATAACTACTGTGCGCCATTTTATCCGTACGTCTTACAGCCTCTTCTCCGCTACCCGGTCGTTGTGTTTTTCCTGTTTTCTGGTATTTGCTGCCTCTGGtcacattaaccctttcataTGACCTCTCAGATACTGCAGAGCATCAAAAAGCTGTTCCCGTTCTTCAGTGGGGATTACGTAGGATGGAAGGACTCAATACGCCACAACCTCTCCAGCAACAACTGCTTCAGGAAGGTACAGTACAACCTCTCTATATGgagagccactgcacagtacaacttccctCTGTGgagagccactgcacagtacaacctctctaTATGgacagccactgcacagtacaacctctctaTATGgacagccactgcacagtacaacctctctaTATGgacagccactgcacagtacaacctctctaTATGgacagccactgcacagtacaacttctctatatggagagccactgcacagtacaacttctctatatggagagccactgcacagtacaacttctctatatggagagccactgcacagtacaacttctctatatggagagccactgcacagtacaacttctctatatggagagccactgcacagtacaacttctctatatggagagccactgcacagtacaacttctctatatggagagccactgcacagtacaacttctctatatggagagccactgcacagtacaacctctctaTATGgacagccactgcacagtacaacctctctaTATGgacagccactgcacagtacaacttctctatatggagagccactgcacagtacaacttctctatatggagagccactgcacagtacaacttctctatatggagagccactgcacagtacaacttctctatatggagagccactgcacagtacaacttctctatatggagagccactgcacagtacaacttctctatatggagagccactgcacagtacaacttctctatatggagagccactgcacagtacaacttctctatatggagagccactgcacagtacaacttctctatatggacagccactgcacagtacaacctctctaTATGgacagccactgcacagtacaacctctctaTATGgacagccactgcacagtacaacttctctatatggagagccactgcacagtacaacttctctatatggagagccactgcacagtacaacttctctatatggagagccactgcacagtacaacttctctatatggagagccactgcacagtacaacttctctatatggagagccactgcacagtacaacttctctatatggagagccactgcacagtacaacttctctatatggagagccactgcacagtacaacctctctaTATGgacagccactgcacagtacaacctctctaTATGgacagccactgcacagtacaacttctctatatggagagccactgcacagtacaacttctctatatggagagccactgcacagtacaacttctctatatggagagccactgcacagtacaacttctctatatggagagccactgcacagtacaacttccctCTATGGATAGCCATAGCACAGTACAACTTCCCTTCCGCTATAGTTGTAGGGGTATCTAAGCCTGAAGGCGTTTTCTCTCTCCTCTGGTCATCTCTTGGTTCTCTGTAGACTcgttggggggggggatgttacTTGAGATCCCATGAGTAGGGTGAGCGAGGCCCAGGACTTCCTCTGCAGGGACAGTGGGGCCATGTAAGGTCTGTATATGGAGGGGTTTAGCGTCCCTTCTGTCCATGGTTTCTTCGTCAGATGCTTCTATGGCTGGTGCAATCTTGTAGATTCCCTATCAGGGTCTCATATCTTGTGACTTTCTTGCAGGTGCTGAAGGATCCCAAGAAGCCCAAGTCCAAAGGTAATTTCTGGATGGTGGACGTGAGCCAGATCCCTGAGGAGGCGATGAAGCTGCAGAATACGGTCATGTCTCGAGGTGATGGATTCTCACTCTTTGTCCATGACTTGTCTCCTTACATTCTGCACAACTACAAGTATGGAGGCATCAAAGATCTCAACCAGAAGATGCCCGGCAGTAACTACTCCAGTGACAGCTCCTCAGAAGAAGAATCTAGTCTCTCCAATGGAGTCAAACACAACAACTCCTTCATGATCAACTCATTACTCCATGACCTCCAAGACATTGACCTTCCAGATGTCTCCAAGACTGTAGAGAATGGAAAGGGTCTCTCCCTGAGCAGCAACTCTTGGGCTCTGGCTCCTGGTCTGTACAAGTCCTCGCACTTACATGGGAGCTCCAGTAGTCCCAGCTTCTCCACCAGCCATTCCATTCACTCCTCGTCTAGCGGCAGTCTGTCCACCATGTCTCCTGGCAGCTGTGATGACCATCCTGAGCATTGGAGGGAAGTCCTTGCATCTCCTCAGCGCAGGTCTGTGAAAGCTGTCCAAGAAGATGAGAGTAAGAGTGGTAGTTCTGATTCATGTTCTCCCTGCGGAGCCCCATCTAGGGCCTCACTAACTCCTTCAGAGCTTCCAACATCTTACTCCAAGTGCGTCCCACCCAATGTCTTGGCTCCTCCCAGCGTTCTTCCTTTCTTCCCTTTTTCTCAGTCTCCCTACTATAACTATGGACCTTCCCCATACATGACACCCCCGTACTGGGGACTCCTGACACAACCAGCAAACCCCAGCCTGGAGAATCCACACCCAGCCCCCACACTGGAGCTTGACAGCATGTTGAAGGCCGTGCCACCCAACAAGAGCGTGTTTGATGTCCTGGCCAGTCACCCGGCAGATCTCATTCACCCAGCTGTCCTTTACTTTTCCAGCTCCAGCAGCCAGTGACAGGACAGTCTCTTCTGTAATCGCCATGTTCTTTATTGGACGCAAGATCTCTGAGGACTGTAGAAGACTTCTTAGGGTTGTCTGGACTAAGCTGGAAGTATCTGAAGACTGGAGAGTGACCATTGAAAGTAGATGGGCACCAATGGGGGGCGCTGTGCTCTGTGGTGAAGGATTAGGGATGTTGCACATAAATCTTCCATTGACTGTCGTGGGCTGGGATTTTTCAGAAGATGAACCTGTGATATTTATGGTGGTTAGATGTGTCTGCCGTAGGTGTATAGATCATGCATACTGACTGTCTCCACTCCGCCATCACTGTGATCTAGGCCAGGATGGGTTGTACATAGGACTTGTATGTTCTTCTTGATCCACTCGTACGTTAAGATTTAGCTTTTTACTCTTGAGCCTTTTATGTAAGTTTATGCATCACTAGAACCTTACAGACTGGTCATGACTTTTACGTGTAAGAAACACGTATGACCACTGTCAGTCTGGCCGTGGGATATGACATGTCACCGCTGTCCTCCTGGATGTGGGATGTCACATGTGACTGCTGTCCTCCTGGACGTGTGACCGCTGTCCTCCTGGGCGTGGGATGTGACGTGTGACCGCTGTCCTCCTGGACGTGGGATATGATGTGGGACCGCTGTCCTCCTGGACGTGGGATATGATGTGGGACCGCTGTCCTCCTGGACGTGGGACCGCTGTCCTCCTGGACGTGGGACCGCTGTCCTCCTGGACGTGGGACCGCTGTCCTCCTGGACGTGGGACCGCTGTCCTCCTGGACGTGGGACCGCGTGACCGCTGTCCTCCTGGACGTGGGATGTGACGTGTGACCGCTGTCCTCCTGGACGTGGGATGTGACGTGGGACCGCTGTCCTCCTGGACGTGGGACCGCTGTCCTCCTGGACGTGGGACCGCTGTCCTCCTGGACGTGGGACCGCTGTCCTCCTGGACGTGGGACCGCTGTCCTCCTGGACGTGGGACCGCTGTCCTCCTGGACGTGGGACCGCTGTCCTCCTGGACGTGGGACCGCTGTCCTCCTGGACGTGTGACGTGACGTGTGACCGCTGTCCTCCTGGACGTGTGACGTGACGTGTGACCGCTGTCCTCCTGGACGTGTGACGTGACGTGTGACCGCTGTCCTCCTGGACGTGTGACCGCGTGACCGCTGTCCTCCTGGACATGTGACCGCTGTCCTCCTTGGTGGATGATCTGACTCCTGTAGTTCTTGTAAATACATTATCTTTATTGTGGCTGTAAGGTTCTGGTTATGGGGGGGCTCCGCAGGCCGAGGTCTGTATGATAAGGCAGCTCTCCTCAGCAGAAGGGAAGGTCACAATATTCCAAGCTTGGGGCCACGTGTCTGCTACATTGTACCTGATGAAGAATTGGGGAGCTGATGGATGACCCCAGGGCTGTAGATGTCATCTCCTGGTGTCCTccaccacccacccccacccccggacgctgctgacctctgacctctgccCTGGGATTTGCTGAGGATTTTATTTGTACATCAGactttttagatatttttgttTGCACTTTATCTGCTCGCACTTTATCTGCTCTCTAATAAATATTGCTCACATTCCCTCTCGTCTCCAGAAGTCTTTATAAATGGAGAGACCTCAGACCAAAATAATCCTGCACTGGCCGCTCCGCGATGAGAGGGCCATTGGTAGAGGAGACTATAATAGGATCATCACTGGTGGTCTGTGGAAGTCAGTGGGCATGTGTCACAGACAATCCCTGGTGTCAGTGGTTACTGCGATCCATGGGCTCCAGTACAGTCTATGGCCCTTCTCCTGGTTCTCTGAGTGCAGGGATCTGAAGTGACAGGCACTGGTCCAGAGAGGGCAGGGATCTGGAGTGACGGATGATGTTCCAGAGAGTCCAGGGATCTGGAGTAACGGGTGGTGGGCCAGAGAGTGCAGGGATCCGGAGTGACGGATGATGTTCCAGAGAGTCCAGGGATCTGGAGTGATGGGTGGTGGGCCAGAGGGTACAAGGATCTGGAGTGATGGGTGGTGGTCCAGAGAGTGCAGGGATCTGGAATGATGGGTGGTGGGCCAGAGAGTGCAGGGATCTAGAGTGACGGATGATGGTTCATAGAGTGCAGGGATCTGGAGTGACGGATGATGGTTCAGAGAGTGCAGGGATCTGGAGTGACGGATGATGGTTCAGAGAGTGCAGGGATCTGGAGTGATGGGTGGTGGGCCAGAGAGTGCAGGGATCTGGAGTGACGGATGATGGTTCAGAGAG
This genomic stretch from Leptodactylus fuscus isolate aLepFus1 chromosome 4, aLepFus1.hap2, whole genome shotgun sequence harbors:
- the FOXH1 gene encoding forkhead box protein H1, coding for MDPAAATAAPPACSEPWGPPSIIQDGGQWSSADTPQPSQSQSQDTKGKKEPKKSKRNYQRYAKPPYTYLAMIALVIQNSPDKMLKLSQILQSIKKLFPFFSGDYVGWKDSIRHNLSSNNCFRKVLKDPKKPKSKGNFWMVDVSQIPEEAMKLQNTVMSRGDGFSLFVHDLSPYILHNYKYGGIKDLNQKMPGSNYSSDSSSEEESSLSNGVKHNNSFMINSLLHDLQDIDLPDVSKTVENGKGLSLSSNSWALAPGLYKSSHLHGSSSSPSFSTSHSIHSSSSGSLSTMSPGSCDDHPEHWREVLASPQRRSVKAVQEDESKSGSSDSCSPCGAPSRASLTPSELPTSYSKCVPPNVLAPPSVLPFFPFSQSPYYNYGPSPYMTPPYWGLLTQPANPSLENPHPAPTLELDSMLKAVPPNKSVFDVLASHPADLIHPAVLYFSSSSSQ